From a single Brassica oleracea var. oleracea cultivar TO1000 chromosome C5, BOL, whole genome shotgun sequence genomic region:
- the LOC106294107 gene encoding RAN GTPase-activating protein 2 translates to MAETSLTKKEAMKENESESTCPDMKLRVPVSKSFSSFNFMTIINLSYTNLENEGAIALVNALENSAPSLKAIEVAGNNITYEAAPDISACLAAKRHLKRLNLSNNDLKDEGCFEIAYIMEPLEVKYVDMSNNNLTREGALSLALVAVKKEGFEMLNIDGNTISFEGIEEIMEIFKNCPKLLGPFDENDPYEGDEDDVDDDDDDQEWESESLHEDFEDEFVSVFYFY, encoded by the coding sequence ATGGCGGAGACTAGCTTAACCAAGAAGGAGGCTATGAAAGAGAATGAATCTGAGAGTACTTGTCCTGACATGAAACTTAGAGTTCCTGTGAGCAAATCATTTTCAAGCTTCAATTTCATGACTATAATCAACCTAAGTTATACCAACCTAGAGAATGAAGGTGCTATAGCTCTAGTAAACGCTCTCGAGAACTCTGCTCCATCTCTTAAAGCTATAGAAGTGGCTGGAAACAACATAACCTATGAGGCGGCTCCAGATATCTCAGCTTGTTTGGCAGCAAAGAGGCATCTCAAAAGGTTGAACCTGTCGAATAATGACCTTAAAGATGAGGGATGTTTTGAGATTGCTTATATTATGGAACCTTTGGAGGTGAAATACGTTGATATGAGCAATAATAACCTGACCAGAGAAGGAGCATTGAGCTTGGCTCTTGTTGCTGTCAAGAAAGAAGGTTTCGAGATGTTGAACATTGATGGGAACACGATTTCATTTGAAGGCATAGAGGAAATTATGGAGATATTCAAGAATTGTCCTAAGTTGCTTGGACCGTTTGATGAGAATGACCCTTATGAAGGTGATGAAGATGATGTGGATGATGATGATGATGATCAAGAGTGGGAAAGTGAGAGTCTTCATGAAGATTTTGAAGATGAATTTGTGAGTGTGTTTTACTTTTATTAG